One stretch of Emys orbicularis isolate rEmyOrb1 chromosome 7, rEmyOrb1.hap1, whole genome shotgun sequence DNA includes these proteins:
- the PCNX3 gene encoding pecanex-like protein 3: protein MGSQVLQILRQGVWASLTGGWFFDPHQSTFSNCFHLYTWIFLLTFPFLLYMVLPPSMLVAGVYCAVIAVFFTTIKTINFRLHTMFDQGEIVEKGGSVLTDGAKAEEGTAGDDSNLARDPGGGVEMTVFRKVSSTPPVRCSSQHSVFGFNQVMELLPHLEDTGAVRDIKELVREQGSNNVIVTSADRELLKRGSQENIIGDSQLASLAPGSCGEAPMPPPKAEPPAAGKKPPPSLPAQMSIQSTDSSDQSPLGMGSLSGVGPGGGPPRQLPGSWHASESESAGDTPLSPLIKSSLSEELSQSFLSLALPERTILRTSSRKEKRRSGTDYRPLEGRGEPSEERPRKAGSSDSCFSGTDKETPSTLSSYRSEKTNSTHLDSPSLEPAGVAAPALDTGVLPDGSDTDALSDSELLRSPEQGLLGELSFASHTDDTQNTLASLETVRGDGEPWEGPAEQVVRPKDLALLRPGHKPGRRRPSRKHGGGSSSFDSGYPRDYAPVRAILDSKAYSETFFEDEDSSDGSDLSHASSLPSQHNYSSDTSSSTSCYSPDAAPQRPRRTPKAEPAPEVAEPPKRPHYAQRSASTASAKTHARVLSMDGGSGDSKATAVLTVSKSDLEARTGQQEHFPPRRLESGGSTRSQSANQPGWRGELLEEGAVGGAATGEEGSKRDRASSVKRTQAMRRRHNAGSNPTPPSSVMGSPPSLQDLQRGRASSHSRALTLPSALQFASSLLLPRGAIHEACNFDDTSEGAVHYFYDESGVRRSYTFGLAGGGYENPVGQQVSVDHVTNSAWDRHSHSSSFNSTDVPEGTPALSLLQPRPVVLQGMQVRRVPLEIPEFDLLDQESLHESQENTLMIEDKSKPRQYYKYWVLPGRWIRVRYDRLALLALLDRNRRVMENIFVVSLGSLVAFLGYLLLLQGFFRDIWVFQFCLVIASCQYSLLKSVQPDAASPMHGHNWIIAYSRPVYFCVACVLIWVLDLCARAVPVPPITFYGLTLFSTDFFYGARDVTTVFTLCFPAIFLFGLLPQVNTCLMYLLEQVDMHIFGGTAATSPLTALFSLLRSLLVAVLLYGFCLGAIKAPWGDQHVPVLFSVFCGLLVALSYHLSRQSSDPTVLWSLIRTKLFPEFENRNVENAPAEIRDPLPEKLRNSLREILHSDLVMCVVIAVLTFAVSASTVFIALKSVLGYVLYALAGLVGLLTHYLLPQLRKQLPWFCFSLPVLKPREYSQFEVRSAAQLMWFEKLYAWLQCVEKYFIYPAVVLNALTVDAHSVSAPHQDKICIYCRALLITMAGMKLLRCSFCCPPQQYVALGFTVLFFHFDYQRYSEGFLIDYFVMSILFSKLWDLLYKLRFVLTYIAPWQITWGSAFHAFAQPFAVPHSAMLFVQAVLSALFSTPLNPLLGSAVFIMSYARPVKFWERDYNTKRVDHSNTRLATQLDRNPGADDNNLNSIFYEHLTRSLQHTLCGDLLLGRWGNYATGDCFILASDYLNALVHLIELGNGLVTFQLRGLEFRGTYCQQREVEAITEGVEEDEGCCCCEPGHLPHMLSFNAAFGQRWLAWEVAATKYVLEGYSISDNNAASMLQVFDLRKILITYYVKSIIYYVTCSSKLEEWLGNTVIQEALRPCMTPSYADSDPTFNLNIDEDYDPRMAGVTLSSFCNVYLDWIQYCAGRRDKPMDKEWDSPLVTLCFGLCILGRRALGTASHSLSASLEPFLYGLHALFKGDFRITSPRDEWVFADIDLLHRVVAPGVRMSLKLHQDHFTSPDEYEDPAVLYDAITANEEKMVISHEGDPAWRSAILANTPALLALRHVMDDASDEYKIIMLNKRYLSFRVIKVNRECVRGLWAGQQQELVFLRNRNPERGSIQNAKQALRNMINSSCDQPIGYPIYVSPLTTSYAGSHPQLRSLWGGPISLHNISTWLISSWERLQKGCGAGCNSGGNIEDSDCGGGSSSISNNPAGHGQQGSSAPSGLSMGMATLGASNPQEPPVTTAQPQPGSEQSLPLGQNWLVRPVPGSQMESRREAPPAAPWVPAHRLSGSQLSCTSSLASMASQVEGAGPGRAPLPLPLPLRPALGTSATFAYEGLCGKWSLPGRKGLNGLGGSEGDASPGAPASIGTTQGTPPRGTSARAQPSVPPDPGPLADTMEANSSQQCSSLAEPEQQPPGPGAPPPEWGRQREKESPAAQPLLEHQY from the exons ATGGGCTCGCAGGTGCTGCAGATCCTGCGCCAGGGCGTCTGGGCCTCGCTGACGGGCGGCTGGTTCTTCGATCCCCACCAGAGCACCTTCTCCAACTGCTTCCACCTCTATACCTGGATCTTCCTGCTCACCTTCCCTTTTCTGCTCTACATG GTGCTGCCGCCCAGCATGCTGGTAGCCGGCGTATATTGTGCGGTTATAGCCGTCTTCTTCACCACCATCAAGACCATCAATTTTCGGCTGCACACCATGTTCGACCAGGGCGAGATTGTGGAGAAGGGCGGCTCGGTGCTGACTGATGGGGCCAAGGCTGAGGAGGGCACTGCAGGGGATGACAGCAACCTGGCCAG agACCCGGGCGGGGGAGTCGAGATGACAGTGTTCCGGAAAGTCAGCTCCACGCCCCCGGTGAGATGCAGCTCCCAGCACTCAGTATTTGGTTTCAACCAAGTCATG GAGCTGCTGCCCCACTTGGAGGACACGGGAGCAGTGAGAG ACATCAAGGAGCTAGTGCGGGAGCAGGGCAGCAATAATGTCATTGTCACCTCAGCGGACCGCGAGCTGCTCAAGCGTGGCTCCCAGGAGAACATCA TTGGCGACTCGCAGCTGGCCTCTCTCGCCCCAGGGTCCTGTGGTGAGGCCCCAATGCCCCCTCCCAAGGCAGAGCCCCCTGCAGCTGGGAAGAAGCCACCCCCCTCACTGCCAGCTCAGATGTCCATCCAGAGCACAGACTCCTCCGACCAGTCCCCCCTGGGCATGGGATCGTTgtcaggggtggggccggggggagggcccCCGCGTCAGCTGCCTGGCAGCTGGCATGCCAGCGAATCAGAGAGTGCGGGCGAcacccccctcagccccctgaTCAAGAGCAGCCTGAGCGAGGAGCTGAGCCAGAGCTTCCTGAGCCTGGCGCTGCCCGAGCGCACCATCCTGCGCACCAGCAGCCGCAAGGAGAAGCGCCGCTCGGGCACTGACTACAGGCCCCTGGAGGGGCGGGGTGAGCCCAGCGAGGAGCGCCCCCGCAAGGCTGGTTCCTCCGACAGCTGCTTCAGTGGCACCGACAAGGAGACGCCCAGCACCCTCAGCAGCTACCGCAGTGAGAAGACCAACTCCACCCACCTGGACAGCCCCTCGTTGGAGCCAGCAGGGGTCGCGGCGCCGGCCCTGGACACTGGGGTCCTGCCGGATGGCAGCGACACTGATGCCCTGTCGGACAGCGAGCTGCTGCGCTCGCCCGAGCAGGGCCTGCTGGGGGAGCTGAGCTTCGCCAGCCACACAGATGATACCCAGAACACCCTGGCCTCGCTGGAGACGGTGCGGGGCGACGGGGAGCCCTGGGAGGGCCCAGCCGAGCAGGTGGTGCGGCCCAAAGACCTGGCCCTGCTGCGCCCGGGACACAAGCCAGGGCGCCGGCGCCCCTCCCGCAAGCAcggtgggggcagcagcagctttgACAGCGGGTACCCGCGGGACTATGCCCCCGTGCGCGCCATCCTGGACAGCAAGGCCTACAGCGAGACcttctttgaggatgaggactcgAGCGATGGCAGCGACCTGAGCCATGCCTCCAGCCTGCCCTCCCAGCACAACTACAGCTCCGACAcctcctccagcacctcctgctacTCCCCGGATGCCGCACCCCAGCGCCCGCGCCGCACCCCCAAGGCCGAGCCAGCCCCCGAGGTTGCTGAGCCCCCCAAGCGGCCGCACTACGCCCAGCGCAGCGCCAGCACGGCCAGCGCCAAGACCCATGCCCGCGTGCTCAGCATGGACGGGGGCAGTGGGGACAGCAAGGCCACTGCGGTGCTCACTGTCTCCAAGTCGGACCTAGAGGCCCGAACAGGGCAGCAGGAGCACTTTCCCCCGCGCCGGCTGGAGTCTGGGGGCAGCACCCGCAGCCAGTCGGCGAACCAGCCTGGTtggaggggggagctgctggaggagggggCCGTCGGGGGAG CTGCCACAGGTGAGGAGGGGAGCAAGCGGGATCGGGCGAGCAGTGTCAAACGCACCCAGGCCATGAGGCGGAGGCACAACGCGGGCAGCAACCCCACACCCCCGTCCTCGGTGATGGGGTCCCCACCCAG cctGCAAGACTTGCAACGGGGCCGTGCCTCCTCCCACTCACGGGCGCTTACGCTGCCCTCAGCTCTGCAGTTcgccagctccctgctgctcccgCGAGGCGCCATCCACGAGGCCTGCAACTTCGACGACACCTCCGAGGGCGCCGTGCACTACTTCTACGACGAGAGTG GTGTGCGGCGCTCCTACACCTTTGGCCTGGCAGGAGGCGGCTACGAGAACCCGGTGGGGCAGCAGGTCAGTGTGGATCATGTGACCAACAGCGCCTG GGACCGGCATTCGCACTCCTCCAGCTTCAACTCCACCGACGTGCCCGAGGGGACGCCCGCCCTGTCACTGCTGCAGCCGCGCCCTGTGGTGCTGCAGGGCATGCAGGTGCGCAGGGTACCGCTGGAAATCCCTGAG tttGACCTGCTGGATCAGGAGTCCCTGCACGAGTCCCAGGAGAACACACTGATGATCGAGGACAAGTCCAAGCCGCGGCAGTACTACAAGTACTGGGTGCTGCCTGGGCGCTGGATTCGGGTGCGCTACGACCGGCTGGCGCTGCTGGCACTTCTCGACCG GAACCGGCGGGTGATGGAGAATATCTTCGTGGTGTCTCTGGGGTCCTTAGTGGCCTTCCTGGgctacctgctgctgctgcagggcttcTTCCGCGACATCTGGGTCTTCCAGTTCTGCCTGGTCATCGCCAGCTGCCAGTACTCGCTGCTCAAG AGCGTCCAGCCTGATGCTGCTTCCCCCATGCAC GGGCACAACTGGATCATTGCCTACAGCCGGCCTGTCTACTTCTGCGTGGCCTGCGTGCTGATTTGGGTGCTGGACTTGTGCGCCCGGGCTGTGCCCGTCCCACCCATCACCTTCTACGGGCTCACCCTCTTCTCAACAGACTTCTTCTACGGTGCCCGGGATGTCACCACCG TCTTCACCCTCTGCTTCCCTGCCATCTTCCTCTTCGGGCTACTGCCCCAGGTCAACACCTGCCTCATGTACCTGCTGGAGCAGGTGGATATGCACATCTTTGGCGGCACAG CTGCCACCAGCCCCCTCACTGCCCTCTTCAGTCTCCTGCGCAGTCTCCTGGTCGCTGTCCTCCTCTATGGCTTCTGCCTCGGAGCCATTAAG gcccCGTGGGGTGACCAGCACGTCCCCGTCCTCTTCTCCGTGTTCTGCGGCCTCCTGGTCGCCCTGTCTTACCACCTGAGTCGCCAGAGCAGCGATCCCACTGTGCTGTG GTCCCTGATCCGGACCAAGCTCTTCCCCGAGTTTGAGAACCGAAACGTGGAGAACGCACCAGCTGAGATTCGGGACCCGCTGCCTGAGAAACTGCGCAACTCCCTG cgggagATCCTGCACTCAGACCTGGTCATGTGCGTGGTCATCGCAGTGCTCACCTTCGCCGTCAGTGCCAGCACCGTCTTCATCGCCCTCAAG TCTGTTCTAGGCTATGTGCTGTATGCCCTGGCTGGGTTGGTCGGGCTGCTCACCCactacctgctgccccagctccgcaAGCAGCTGCCTTGGTTCTGCTTCTCGCTGCCTGTGCTGAAGCCGCGCGAGTACAGCCAGTTCGAAGTGCGCA GCGCGGCCCAGTTAATGTGGTTCGAGAAGCTGTACGCCTGGCTGCAGTGCGTGGAGAAGTACTTCATCTACCCGGCTGTGGTGCTCAATGCCCTGACGGTGGATGCCCACTCAGTCAGTGCCCCCCACCAGGACAAGATCTGCATCTA CTGCCGCGCACTCCTCATCACCATGGCTGGCATGAAGCTGCTGCGCTGCTCCTTCTGCTGCCCGCCCCAGCAGTACGTGGCACTAGGTTTCACCGTCCTCTTCTTCCACTTCGATTATCAGCGCTACTCGGAGGGCTTCCTCATCGACTACTTCGTCATGTCCATCCTCTTCAGCAAG ctaTGGGACCTGCTCTACAAGCTGCGCTTCGTGCTCACCTACATCGCCCCCTGGCAGATCACGTGGGGCTCGGCCTTCCATGCCTTTGCCCAGCCCTTCGCCGTGCCCC ACTCAGCCATGCTGTTCGTGCAGGCCGTGCTGTCGGCCTTGTTCTCCACCCCACTCAACCCATTGCTGGGCAGCGCTGTGTTCATCATGTCATACGCCCGCCCCGTCAAGTTCTGGGAGCGCGACTACAA cacaaaGAGGGTCGACCATTCCAACACCCGCTTGGCCACCCAGCTCGACCGCAACCCAG GCGCTGATGACAACAACCTGAACTCAATCTTCTACGAGCACCTGACGCGCTCCCTACAGCACACGCTGTGTGGGGATTTGCTGCTGGGCCGTTGGGGCAACTATGCCACCGGTGACTGCTTCATCCTGGCCTCAGACTACCTGAACGCGCTCGTGCACCTCATCGAGCTCGGCAACGGCCTCGTCACCTTCCAGCTGCGTGGCCTCGAGTTCCGGG gTACGTACTGCCAGCAGCGTGAGGTGGAGGCCATCACAGAGGGTGTGGAGGAGGACGAGGGTTGCTGCTGCTGTGAGCCAGGCCATCTGCCCCATATGCTGTCATTCAATGCGGCCTTCGGGCAGCGCTGGCTGGCTTGGGAGGTGGCGGCCACCAAGTACGTGCTGGAGGGGTACAGCATCAGCGACAACAACGCCGCCTCCATGCTGCAGGTCTTCGACCTGCGCAAGATCCTCATCACGTACTACGTCAAG AGCATCATCTACTATGTGACATGCTCATCCAAGCTGGAGGAGTGGCTGGGGAACACTGTGATCCAGGAGGCACTGCGCCCCTGCATGACCCCCAGCTACGCCGACAGCGATCCCACCTTCAACCTGAACATCGACGAGGACTACGACCCCCGCATGGCCGGCGTCACCCTGTCCTCCTTCTGCAACGTCTACCTGGACTGGATCCAGTACTGCGCTGGCCGCAGGGACAAG cccatggACAAGGAGTGGGACTCCCCGTTGGTCACCCTCTGCTTTGGGCTGTGCATCCTGGGGCGCCGGGCACTGGGCACGGCCTCCCATAGCCTGTCTGCCAG CCTGGAGCCCTTCCTGTACGGCCTGCACGCCCTCTTCAAGGGCGACTTCCGCATCACCTCGCCCCGCGACGAGTGGGTCTTCGCCGACATAGACCTGCTACACCGCGTGGTGGCACCCGGTGTCCGCATGTCGCTCAAACTGCACCAG gaCCATTTCACGTCACCAGACGAGTACGAGGACCCGGCCGTGCTGTATGACGCCATCACAGCCAACGAGGAGAAGATGGTGATCTCGCACGAGGGTGACCCAGCCTGGCGCAGCGCCATCCTTGCCAACACACCTGCCCTGCTGGCGCTGCGCCACGTCATGGATGACGCCAGCGACGAGTACAAGATCATCATGCTCAACAAGCGCTACCTGAGCTTCCGCGTCATCAAG GTGAACCGGGAGTGCGTGCGAGGGCTCTGGgccgggcagcagcaggagctggtgtTCCTGCGGAACCGCAACCCAGAGCGGGGCAGTATCCAGAACGCCAAGCAGGCTTTGCGCAACATGATAAATTCATCCTGCGACCAGCCCATCGGCTACCCCATCTACGTGTCACCCCTCACCACCTCCTACGCTGGCAGCCACCCCCAACTGCGCTCCCTCTGGGGCGGCCCCATCAGCCTGCACAACATCTCCACCTGGCTCATCAGCAGCTGGGAGAG GCTACAGAAGGGCTGCGGTGCCGGCTGCAACAGCGGTGGGAACATTGAGGACTCGGACTGTGGCGGAGGCTCCTCGTCCATCAGCAACAACCCTGCAGGgcatgggcagcaggggagcaGTGCCCCAAGCGGGCTGAGCATGGGCATGGCCACCCTGGGGGCTTCAAACCCCCAGGAGCCACCCGTCACCACTGCCCAGCCTCAGCCAG